DNA sequence from the Minwuia thermotolerans genome:
GAAGTTGGGTGCCCTGATGAGACGATTTTCGATCCCCTACCGCCGCCGCGTATGCGCGCTTGTTCTCGTCGCCTTCGCCGCCGCCGGATGCGAGCAGGCGCAGCGGGAAGAACCTACCACGGCGACGCCCGAAGTGGCGACCACACCCGACCCGCGGCCCGCGCCTTCGACCGAACCCGACAAGCCGGCCCTGCCCGGCGGTCTGGCGACCGGCTCCCTGAACGACTTCGAGACCGCCGCCGCCAGCGACGCCCGCATGCGGAAACTTGTTGCATCCGGTCAGCCGGTGCGGGTGGCGTTGCTGGCGCCGCTCAGCGGCCGCGCCGGCACGGTCGGCCAGATGATGCTGAAGGCGGCGCAGATGGCCGTCTTCGACCAGGGCGCCGACCGGTTGATGCTGATGCCCAAGGACACGGAATCGACGCCGCTGGGCGCCCGGACCGCCGCCGAAGCCGCGGTCGCCGAGGGCGCGCACATCATTCTGGGCCCCCTGTTCGGCGATCACGTGCCCCTGGTGCGCGACATCGCCGCCCGCAACAGCATCAAGGTGCTGGCCTTCTCCAACGACGCCTCCAAGGCCTCGGACGGCGCATTGATCCTCGGCCTGACCCCCGAGACCGAGATAAGGCGCATCGTCGGCTTCGCCGCACGCAACGGCTATTCGCGGTTCGGTGCCCTGTTGCCGGATTCCGATTACGGCCGGGTGGTGGCCGAGAACCTGCGCGAGGCGGCCATCGACGCGGGCGCCGCCGCCGAACGGATCTACTTCTATCCCGCCGGCGCGCAGGCGAGCGACGATCGTCTGCTGAACGCCGCCAGGTCATTCGCCGACTACGACGCACGCGCGGCCGCGCTGGAGCGGGAGCGCGCCCGGCTCAGGAGCCGCGGCGACGATATCTCGAAGCAGGCGCTGAGGCGGCTGGAAAACCTGGACACCTTCGGCGACCCACCATTCGACGCCGTGCTGATCGCCGAGCCGCGCAGCCGGCTGCAGACCATGGCGCCGCTGCTTGCCTATTACGACATCGATCCGGAAACGGTGCGCTATCTGGGCATGAGCAGCTGGTACGGCGACGGCCTGGAGACGGAGCCGACGCTGATCGGCGCCTGGTTCCCCCACCCGGATCCGAAACTGATCAACGCCTTCAGCGACCGCTACCGCTCGGAGTACGGCGAGACGCCATTGGATATCGCAGCACTCGCCTATGGCGCCGTGGCGATGACGGCCGATCTGGTGCGCACCGCCCAGCCCGGTCAGAACCCGTTCTCGGCGGACCGGCTGCACAACCCGGACGGCTTCCGCGCCTATCTGGGCGCGTTCCGGATCGGACCGGACAACACCACCGATCGCCAGCTCTCGATCCTGCGGGTGACGGAGAACGGCCCGACGGTGATCGACGAAGCTCCGGAGAATTTCGATCTGCTGATCAACTGATCCCGCACGGAGCGGATGGCGCGAGAGGCGCGTTATCTGCTATCCGACCTTCCCGAGGGCCGCGGCGGGCGCGGCGCGCGAATGATACCGGGGAGGGAAGCGACATGGCGTACCAGCCGTTCGATCTGACGGGCAAGGTGGCGTTGATCACCGGCGGCAATGGCGGCATCGGCCTGGGCTTCGGCGAGGCCATCGCCGCCGCCGGCGGCGATGTCTCGATCTGGGGCCGCAACGACGCCAAGAACGCCGAGGCGCTGGAACGGCTGAAGGCCGCCGGCCCCGGCGGCACGCACACGGCGTTCGTCTGCGACGTGGCCGACGAGCAGGATGTGGACAGGCGCTTCGCCGAAACGCTGGAGGCCCATGGCCGGGTCGACGGCTGCTTCGCCAATGCCGGCGTCTCGGCGCGCGGGACGTCCTTCACCGAGATGACGATCGAGGAATGGCGTCACGTCATGTCGGTCAACATGGAGGGCGCGTTCTTCACCTTCCGCGCTGCCACGCGGCACATGGTCGAGCGTTCGAAGAACGGCGACCCCTTCGGCCGGCTGGTCGGCACCGCCTCCCTTGCCGCGCTGTCCGGCCCCGCACGCAACGAACACTATGCCTTCTCCAAGGGGGGTCTCGTCTCGATGATGAACGCCCTGGCGATCGAGTTCGCGCGCCATGGCGTGACCGCCAACGCCATCCTGCCGGGCTGGATCGAGACGGAGATGACCGAAAAGGCCTTCGCCGATCCGCGTTTCCACGGCAATGTCATGCCGCGCATGCCCATGCGCCGTTGGGGCCGCCCGGAGGACTTCGGAGGCATCGCCGTCTACATCATGTCGGAGGCCTCCGGCTTCCACACCGCCGAGAGTTTCCTGATCGACGGCGGCTATTGGGTTTTCTGACCGGACTGGGCCGCCCGGCGTCACAGCTTGATCACCAGCCGGTCATAACGTCCGCCGGCTGCAGCCACTAGTTTGTTCATGGAAGTGGCGCGCTGCACTTGCGCGTCCACACGGAACGCCGGGCCTTTCCGCGTTCTGAAGATCCAGCCTCTCGGGAGGATTCCAAGACATGATCAACCGGCTGAAACAGACGACAAGCCTGCTGGCGCTCGGCGCCGTCGCCTTTGGCGGCGCCCTGATGATGGACGCCGGCATCGACGGCAAGAAGCTGACGGTCGAACTGCCCGCCGCCCTGGCCAAGGGCGGTCCCGGCGGCGGTGGTCCGGGTGGTAGTCCCGGTGGCGGTGGTCCGGGTGGTGGTCCCGGTGGCGGCGGTCCGGGCGCTGGCGGTGGTCCCGGTGGCGGCGGTCCGGGCGCTGGCGGTGGCCCCGGTGGCGGCGCCGGTGATGGTGGCCCCGGCGCCAGCGCCGACGCAGGCGATGGCGCCCCGGGCAACAGCGGCAGCGCACCGGGTCATGGCGGCACCGCGCCCGGACAGAGCGCCGAGGCGCCCGGCCAGAGCGGCACGGCGCCCGGACACAGTGGCGAAGCGCCCGGCCGCGGA
Encoded proteins:
- a CDS encoding penicillin-binding protein activator: MRRFSIPYRRRVCALVLVAFAAAGCEQAQREEPTTATPEVATTPDPRPAPSTEPDKPALPGGLATGSLNDFETAAASDARMRKLVASGQPVRVALLAPLSGRAGTVGQMMLKAAQMAVFDQGADRLMLMPKDTESTPLGARTAAEAAVAEGAHIILGPLFGDHVPLVRDIAARNSIKVLAFSNDASKASDGALILGLTPETEIRRIVGFAARNGYSRFGALLPDSDYGRVVAENLREAAIDAGAAAERIYFYPAGAQASDDRLLNAARSFADYDARAAALERERARLRSRGDDISKQALRRLENLDTFGDPPFDAVLIAEPRSRLQTMAPLLAYYDIDPETVRYLGMSSWYGDGLETEPTLIGAWFPHPDPKLINAFSDRYRSEYGETPLDIAALAYGAVAMTADLVRTAQPGQNPFSADRLHNPDGFRAYLGAFRIGPDNTTDRQLSILRVTENGPTVIDEAPENFDLLIN
- a CDS encoding SDR family NAD(P)-dependent oxidoreductase is translated as MAYQPFDLTGKVALITGGNGGIGLGFGEAIAAAGGDVSIWGRNDAKNAEALERLKAAGPGGTHTAFVCDVADEQDVDRRFAETLEAHGRVDGCFANAGVSARGTSFTEMTIEEWRHVMSVNMEGAFFTFRAATRHMVERSKNGDPFGRLVGTASLAALSGPARNEHYAFSKGGLVSMMNALAIEFARHGVTANAILPGWIETEMTEKAFADPRFHGNVMPRMPMRRWGRPEDFGGIAVYIMSEASGFHTAESFLIDGGYWVF